A part of Streptomyces sp. NBC_01210 genomic DNA contains:
- a CDS encoding nuclear transport factor 2 family protein encodes MTANRPPFPPFTAETALQKVRAAEDAWNSRDPERVALGYTEDSEWRNRDVFLCGRAEIVEFLRDKWQYELDYRLRKELWAYTDNRIAVRFEYEWRNEDDRWFRCYGNENWEFDEHGLMRRRYASINDFPIAADERRISL; translated from the coding sequence ATGACCGCGAACAGGCCGCCGTTCCCGCCGTTCACCGCCGAGACCGCACTGCAGAAGGTCAGGGCGGCGGAGGACGCCTGGAACAGCCGTGATCCCGAGCGGGTCGCGCTCGGCTATACCGAGGACTCCGAGTGGCGCAACCGCGATGTGTTCCTCTGCGGTCGCGCGGAGATCGTGGAGTTCCTGCGCGACAAGTGGCAGTACGAGCTGGACTACCGGCTGCGCAAAGAGCTGTGGGCGTACACCGACAACCGCATCGCGGTCCGCTTCGAATACGAGTGGCGCAACGAGGACGACAGGTGGTTCCGCTGCTACGGCAACGAGAACTGGGAGTTCGACGAGCACGGTCTGATGCGGCGCCGGTACGCGAGCATCAACGACTTCCCGATCGCCGCGGACGAACGGCGCATCTCCCTCTGA
- a CDS encoding DUF5955 family protein gives MGQTRVTGSGEDPRATELRLAVSRLRRELAGHPAEFPDRDIAEDELAVLAAMVAHGDPEIPRMRRSLLLIAGAIGSVSALAPALMVVRNAVDLFGELPPQRRA, from the coding sequence GTGGGGCAGACGCGGGTGACAGGGAGCGGCGAGGACCCGAGGGCGACGGAGCTGCGTCTCGCCGTCTCCCGGCTCCGCCGTGAACTCGCCGGGCATCCTGCGGAGTTCCCCGACCGGGATATCGCCGAGGACGAACTGGCCGTGCTGGCCGCGATGGTGGCCCACGGCGATCCGGAGATCCCGCGTATGCGCCGCTCGCTGCTGCTGATCGCGGGTGCGATCGGTTCGGTCAGCGCGCTGGCGCCGGCGCTGATGGTGGTACGGAACGCGGTCGACCTCTTCGGCGAGCTACCGCCGCAGCGCCGCGCCTGA
- a CDS encoding TetR/AcrR family transcriptional regulator — protein sequence MEAAALEARVLDAAETLLYGRGLQTVGMDEIRNASGVSLKRLYQLFPSKGRLVEAYLLRRDGRWRAALASHVDARPSQENRILAVFDWLESWFEEPDFRGCAFVNSFGELGATSEGVAAAARGHVDALRRYLAELVAAAGRPAWLSEPLLLLVEGAITTAAISGSSAPAGQAREAARMLLDADRSQVPTP from the coding sequence ATGGAAGCCGCAGCACTCGAGGCCCGAGTCCTCGACGCAGCCGAGACGCTCCTGTACGGGCGCGGACTGCAGACGGTGGGCATGGATGAGATCCGCAACGCGTCAGGGGTGTCCCTCAAACGCCTCTACCAGCTCTTCCCCTCCAAGGGGCGACTGGTGGAGGCCTATCTGCTCCGGCGTGACGGGCGGTGGCGCGCGGCGCTGGCGAGCCATGTCGACGCCCGGCCCTCGCAGGAGAACAGGATCCTGGCGGTCTTCGACTGGCTGGAGTCGTGGTTCGAGGAGCCCGACTTCCGGGGCTGTGCCTTCGTCAACTCATTCGGAGAGCTGGGCGCCACATCCGAGGGCGTCGCGGCTGCGGCCCGCGGTCACGTCGATGCGCTGAGGCGGTATCTGGCCGAGCTGGTGGCTGCGGCGGGCCGCCCCGCCTGGTTGTCGGAGCCCCTCCTGCTGCTTGTGGAGGGTGCGATCACAACAGCCGCGATCTCCGGGAGCAGTGCGCCGGCAGGTCAGGCCCGGGAGGCGGCGCGCATGCTGCTGGACGCGGATCGCTCGCAGGTCCCGACGCCGTGA
- a CDS encoding IclR family transcriptional regulator: MPTSSASTTDAAKTASSGGVQSLERAFDLLERMADAGGEVGLSELSASSGLPLPTIHRLMRTLVACGYVRQQPNRRYALGPRLIRLGESASRLLGTWARPYLARLVEETGETANMALLDGDEIVYVAQVPSKHSMRMFTEVGRRVLPHSTGVGKALLAHTPPEEVRALLARTGMPAATEKTITTPEAFLDALEQVRRAGYAVDDNEQEIGVRCLAVPVPNSPTAAAVSISGPAGRVTEAATDKIVPILQEVAQDLSAALASTAAQG; the protein is encoded by the coding sequence GTGCCGACGTCCAGCGCCAGCACCACCGACGCCGCCAAGACCGCTTCCAGCGGTGGCGTGCAGTCCCTGGAGCGCGCCTTCGACCTGCTCGAAAGAATGGCCGACGCCGGTGGCGAGGTCGGGCTGAGCGAGCTCTCCGCCAGCAGCGGCCTGCCGCTGCCCACGATCCACCGTCTCATGCGAACGCTGGTGGCCTGCGGTTACGTACGCCAGCAGCCCAATCGCCGCTATGCGCTCGGCCCCCGTCTGATCCGCCTGGGCGAGTCCGCCTCCCGGCTGCTCGGCACCTGGGCCCGCCCCTACCTCGCCCGCCTGGTCGAGGAGACCGGCGAGACCGCGAACATGGCGCTGCTCGACGGCGACGAGATCGTGTACGTCGCACAGGTGCCGTCCAAGCACTCCATGCGCATGTTCACGGAGGTCGGCCGACGGGTTCTGCCGCACTCCACGGGCGTGGGCAAGGCGCTGCTCGCGCACACCCCGCCGGAAGAGGTACGGGCCCTGCTCGCCCGGACCGGCATGCCGGCCGCCACCGAGAAGACGATCACGACGCCCGAGGCGTTCCTCGATGCGCTCGAGCAGGTGCGGCGCGCGGGCTACGCGGTGGACGACAACGAACAGGAGATCGGGGTCCGCTGCCTCGCGGTCCCGGTGCCCAACTCTCCGACGGCAGCGGCTGTTTCGATCTCGGGCCCGGCGGGCCGGGTCACCGAGGCCGCCACGGACAAGATCGTGCCGATCCTCCAGGAGGTCGCCCAGGACCTCTCGGCGGCCCTCGCGAGTACGGCGGCGCAGGGCTAG
- the allB gene encoding allantoinase AllB produces the protein MSDRDVNLVLRSTRVITPEGARAASVAVAAGKIAAVLPYDAEVPSGARLEDFGDDVVLPGLVDTHVHVNDPGRTEWEGFWTATRAAAAGGITTLLDMPLNSLPPTTTVENLATKQEVARSKAHIDVGFWGGAIPSNVKDLRPLYDAGVFGFKSFLSPSGVEEFPELDQEQLARAMAEIAGFGGLLIVHAEDPHHLAAAPQESGPKYADFLASRPRDAENTAIESLIAQAERLNARVHVLHLSSSDALPLIAAAKRDGVRISVESCPHFLTLTAEEVPDGATEFKCCPPIREAANQDALWEGLADGTIDCIVSDHSPCTTDLKTPDFASAWGGISSLQLGLPAIWTEARKRGRTLEDVVRWMSAAPAELAGLSRKGAIEAGRDADFAVLAPDETFTVDPAELHHRNQVTAYAGKTLHGVVRSTWLRGERIVENGTLAEPTGRLLERNN, from the coding sequence GTGTCCGACAGGGACGTGAACCTGGTACTGCGCTCCACGCGCGTCATCACCCCGGAGGGGGCCCGGGCCGCATCGGTCGCCGTCGCCGCCGGGAAGATCGCGGCGGTACTGCCGTACGACGCCGAGGTGCCGTCCGGGGCCCGGCTGGAGGACTTCGGGGACGATGTCGTGCTCCCCGGCCTCGTCGACACCCATGTCCATGTGAACGACCCCGGCCGCACCGAGTGGGAGGGCTTCTGGACCGCCACCCGCGCGGCCGCGGCCGGCGGCATAACGACCCTGCTCGACATGCCCCTCAACTCCCTCCCGCCGACCACCACGGTCGAGAACCTCGCCACCAAGCAGGAGGTGGCCCGCAGCAAGGCGCATATCGACGTCGGCTTCTGGGGCGGCGCGATCCCGTCCAATGTGAAGGACCTGCGGCCGCTGTACGACGCCGGTGTCTTCGGCTTCAAGAGCTTCCTGTCGCCGTCGGGCGTGGAGGAGTTCCCGGAGCTCGACCAGGAGCAGCTCGCCCGCGCCATGGCCGAGATCGCCGGCTTCGGCGGACTGCTGATCGTGCATGCGGAGGACCCGCACCACCTGGCCGCCGCGCCGCAGGAGTCCGGACCGAAGTACGCCGACTTCCTCGCCTCCCGGCCGCGCGACGCCGAGAACACCGCGATCGAAAGCCTGATCGCGCAGGCCGAGCGACTCAACGCCCGCGTACACGTACTGCACCTGTCCTCCTCCGACGCGCTGCCGCTGATCGCGGCCGCCAAGCGGGACGGCGTCAGGATCTCGGTCGAGTCGTGTCCGCACTTCCTCACCCTCACGGCGGAGGAAGTCCCGGACGGGGCAACGGAGTTCAAGTGCTGCCCGCCCATCCGGGAGGCGGCGAACCAGGACGCGCTGTGGGAGGGCCTGGCGGACGGAACGATCGACTGCATCGTCTCCGACCACTCGCCCTGCACCACCGATCTGAAGACCCCGGACTTCGCGTCCGCCTGGGGCGGCATCTCCTCGCTCCAGCTGGGCCTCCCGGCGATCTGGACCGAGGCACGCAAACGCGGCCGCACGCTCGAGGACGTCGTCCGCTGGATGTCGGCGGCTCCCGCGGAGCTCGCGGGCCTGAGCCGGAAGGGCGCCATCGAGGCGGGCCGTGACGCGGACTTCGCGGTCCTTGCGCCCGACGAGACCTTCACCGTCGACCCGGCCGAGCTCCACCACCGCAATCAGGTCACGGCGTACGCCGGCAAGACCCTGCACGGAGTCGTCAGGTCGACGTGGCTGCGCGGCGAACGCATCGTGGAGAACGGCACCCTGGCCGAGCCGACCGGCCGGCTGCTCGAAAGGAACAACTGA